CCGATCTACTGTCGGCGGTGCGCGCGGCCATCCGCCAACTGGTGGGGGCCTATGCCCTGGCGGTGGTGGCCCCCGATGATCGCGACCGGCTGGTGGTGGCGCGGGCCGGCAGTCCCCTGGTCATCGGCATCGGTGAGGGCGAGAACTTCATCGCTTCGGATGTGCTCGCCCTGCTGCCGGTGACCCAGCGCTTCGTGTTTCTGGAAGAGGGAGACCTGGCCGAGGTGCGGCGCGACGGTGTGATGGTCTACGACGAGCACGGGGAGGCCGTCGAGCGGGAAGCCAAGGTCTCCGTGCAAGTGGCCGGCACCATGGACAAGGGCCCCTACCGGCATTTCATGGAAAAGGAGATCGCCGAGCAGCCCGCCGTCATCGCCGAGACCCTGGAGGGCAGGATCTTCAAGGGCCGCCTGCTGGAGGAGAGCTTCGGCCACGAGGCCACGCAACTCCTGAACCAGGTGCAATGTGTGCACATCATCGCCTGCGGCACCAGCTACCATGCCGGGCTGGTGGCTCGCTACTGGATAGAGGAGGTGGGTATACCCTGCACCGTGGAGGTGGCGAGCGAGTATCGCTACCGCTCGGTGGTGGTGCCCCCCAACACTCTGTTCCTGACCCTGTCCCAGTCCGGAGAGACGGCGGATACCCTGGCGGCCCTGCGAGTGGCCAAGTCCGCCGGCTATCTGGGCAGCATGACCATCTGCAACGTGCCCGAGAGTTCCCTGACCCGGGAATCGGACGTGGTCCTGATGACCCGTGCCGGCCCCGAGATCGGCGTGGCCTCCACCAAGGCCTTCACCACCCAGCTCGTGTGCCTGCGCCTGCTCACCCTCGCCCTGGCGCGCCGTCGCGGCCTCACCGCGGACCAGGAACGGGTGCTGGTGGAGGAACTCCACGCCCTGCCGCGCCAGGTGGAGGTGGTGTTGGAGCTGTCCGATGCCATCAAGGCCATGGCGGATGCCTTTGCCGAACGCAGCCATGCCCTGTTCCTGGGACGGGGTACCTTCTACCCCATCGCCATGGAAGGGGCGCTGAAAATGAAGGAGATCTCCTACATCCACGCCGAGGCCTACCCTGCCGGGGAACTCAAGCATGGCCCCCTGGCCCTGGTGGACGCCGATATGCCCGTGGTGTGCGCGCTGCCGGACGACCCCCTGCTGGACAAGGTGCTTTCCAACCTCCAGGAGGTGCGGGCCCGCGGCGGTGAACTGTTCCTGTTCAGCGACCTCAAGGTGTCCATCGATCTGGACAACTACCAGAATCTCACCCTGTCGGATATCTGTCCCACCACCGCGCCCATCGTTTACACCGTACCCCTGCAATTGCTGGCCTACCACGTGGCGGTACTGAAAGGCACCGACGTTGACCAGCCCAGGAACCTCGCCAAGTCGGTCACGGTGGAGTAGCCCGGACGCGCATCGCGGGGGCGGCGGGACGTCCGGACTTCGTATATTCTTTACTCGAGAGAAGGTGTCCTGCATTGGCAGGAAAAGCGGAACCGTCGCACACTTTGACTGCACCGGCCTCGAAGGGTCGGGGGTGCCGCCGCTAACCGTTGCGCGGGCAGGATTGGACAAGGTGAGGCATGGGTCGACCATGGTGAATCAGGGGCATGAAGAAGACGGCGGCTCCGAGGTCAAGCGCTTCGGTTCGCACCTCGCCTCCCTGGTGAAGGTACCCTCCGCCCGCATCGCCGAGTTCGTGGACAGCTCTGCCCTGGAGCTGCAGCAACAACTCGCCGTCCTCGACGATGTCGATGGCCGTTTCGAGGCCATACTGCTGACGCTCCGGCGGGATCCGGAGCAGGGGCTGGAGGCCTTTTCCAGACTCGATCTGCGCATTGTGTCGCGGGACCATGGTTGGCGCGACATCCTCGCCAGGGAGGCGCTGCGGCAACCGGATGGCCTGCCCTTCCTCGTCGTGGCCCTGGAGAAATACATCGAGTATCTCCACTTTCGGCGCCGGCTTCTGGAGTTCATTCTCGAACGGCGGGCCGTGATGGAGACGGAGAGCAGGACCGACGTCTCCCCCTTCATGGCCACCCTGCACGATGTGGCCAGACGCGAGACCAGTGCCTTCGATCGGCCCGCGCGGGATCTCGGTGCCATGGCCTCCGACGTCTATCGCCGCCTGCCGCCGCGGGAGGCCTATCCGCTACATATTTCCGAAGGTGAGGAGATGACCCTGGTGATGGCGGGTCATTCGTTCCGCATGAGCCGGACGGCGGAGGTTCTGAACCTGACGGACGAGAACGGCGCCGCCTACCAACTTCCGTCCGGCAGCCACAGCGTCGGTCGCAGCCGTGATTGCGACGTGGTCCTGGACCCGAACCTGCGCGAGGTGTCCCGCAAACACTTGGTGATTGACTGGGATGGGCAGTCCGCACTCACCCTCATGGACGTGTCCCATCTGGGTACCTTCGTGCCCAAGCAGAGTGCCGGCTGAAGGCTCGCCCGCTCGGTTCCTAACCGACGATCCGCGCCACCCTTCAGAGGGTCTTGAAGACCTCCGCCGCCGCGGCCAAAGTGGTATCGAGGGTGTCGTCGTTGTGGGCGGCGGATATGAAGCCGGCCTCGAAGGCGGACGGGGCGAGGTAGATGCCGCGGTCCAGCATGCCGTGGAAGAAGCGCTTGAAGCGCTCCATATCGCAGGCGGTCACCTGGTCGAAGCGGGTGATGCGCGGCTCCTCGGAGAAGAACAGCCCGAACATGCCCCCCGCCTGATTGGTGGTGAAGGGTATCCCCGCATCCGCCGCTGCCGCGCGCAGCCCGGTGGTGAGACGGTCGGCCTTGATGGACAGGTCCTCGAAGAAGCCGGGCGCGGAGATGAGCTCCAGAGTCTTGAGGCCGGCCGCCATGGCCACTGGATTGCCCGACAGGGTCCCCGCCTGGTAGACGGGGCCGTCCGGCGACAACCGGGACATGACGTCGGCCCGCCCGCCAAAGGCCCCCACGGGCATGCCGCCGCCGATGACCTTGCCCAGGGTGGTGAGGTCGGGGGTGATGCCGAAGACCCCCTGGGCGCCGCCCAGGGAGACCCGGAAACCGCTCATCACCTCGTCGAATATCAGCAGGCTGCCGTACTCGTCACACAGTCCGCGCAGACCCTTCAGGAAGCCGGGATCGGGCAGCACGCAGTTCATGTTGCCCGCCACCGGCTCCACGATGACGGTGGCGATTTCGTTCCCCATGCGCCGGAACAGGTCGGTCACGGTATCCAGGTCGTTGTAGGTGACGGTGAGGGTATGCCGGGCCAGATCCGCCGGTACCCCGGGAGACGTGGGGACGCCCATGGTCAGCGCCCCCGAACCCGCCTTCACCAGCAGCGAGTCACCGTGGCCGTGGTAGCAGCCCTCGAACTTGACGATGGCGTCCCGTCCGGTGAAGCCGCGGGCCAGCCGGATGGCGCTCATGGTGGCCTCGGTGCCGGAGTTGACCATGCGTACCTGGGCCATGGAGGGCACCAGCTCGCACACCTTGGCGGCCATGAGCGTCTCCACCACCGTGGGGGCGCCGAAGCTCAACCCCCGGGCGGCCGCCTCCTGGACCACCCGCACCACCTCCGGATGGGCGTGGCCCAGTACCATGGGTCCCCATGAGCCCACGTAGTCCACGTAACGCTTGTCGTCCTCGTCCACCAGGTAGGGGCCTTCGGCCCGCTTGAAGAACACGGGATCCCCGCCCACGCCCTTGAACGCCCGCACCGGGGAATTGACGCCGCCCGGGATGTAGCGCCGTGCCTGCTCGAACAATTCATGGGACTGGGACATGGGTGACCTCTGCGCTGGGTTCAGTTGCCGGGTGGGTGGGATGGCTGCTCGAAGAGCCGTTGAAAACCCGTTGCCGCACGGCGGGGATCCGGCGCCTCGAACAGGGCGCCGATGACCGCCAGCAGATCGGCCCCGGCCGCCAGCAGCGCGGCGCCATTTTCCTCACGGATCCCGCCGATGGCAACCACGGGTATCCGCAGGCGCGGGCGGGCCCGGCTCAGCACCTCGATGGGGGCGCCGGATGCACCGGGCTTCGAGGACGAAGGGAAGAAGCGCCCGAAGGCCACATAGTCCGCGCCGGCCTCCTGGGCCGCCACGGCCGCGTCGGGTCGATCGTAACAGGACACGCCGATGATGCCCCGCGGGCCCAGGGCACGGCGCGCCGTGGTGATGTCCACGTCCTCCTGCCCCAGATGCACCCCGTCCGCGCCGATGGTAGCGGCTAGCTCCAGGTCGTCGTTGATCACGAGGGGCACGCCGTGACGCCGCGTCAGTCGCAGCAGGCCCTCGGCATCGGCCCGCCGGCGGGCCGAGGGAGAGTCCTTGTCGCGATACTGCAGCATGACGGCGCCGCCGGCGAGGACGGCCTCGCAGCGCTCCATGAGGGTCTCGCCGGCGAGGCCGTCACCGCTAATGGCATAGAGACCGCGGTGGGGCATGGGCCTGGGCCCGGTCATTCGGCCCGCCCGTGGGCCGCCCAGAACAGGCGGTTGGGCACATGCTGGCCGTGGCCGATGCGGTAGCCGTGGCGCAGGGCCTGCCAAGTATATTCCTGGGCATGATGTATGGCGGAGGTCAATTCCCGGCCATGGGCGGCGAGCCCGGCGATGGCGCCGGCCAGGGTGCAGCCGGAGCCATGGTAGCCGTGGGGGAGACGCTCCCAGTGGAAGGTATCGATCTCCCGCCGGTGTCCGAAGAGCCGGTTCGCGATCCGGGTGCCTGCCATGTCGCCGCCGGTGATGAGCACGTACTCGGCACCCAGGTCCATCATCTCATGAGCCGCCGCCTCGGGAGTGTCGGCATGGCGCGCGAGGACGAAGGCCTCGGCGGTGTTGGGCGTGGCCACGGTGGTGCGGGGCAATAGAAGGGCCCGTATGGCGTCCGGCACCTCGTCGTCCACCAGGCTGTCGCCGCGCCCGGATGCCAGCACCGGGTCCAGGATCACCGGCACATTCGGGTGGTCGGCGAGGATCCCCGCCACCGCCTCCACCAGGGCGGTGTCGGGCAACAGCCCGATCTTGCAGGCGGCCATGTCCAGGTCGGCGAGCAGGTGGCGGGCCTGCTCGATGAACTGCAGGGCGTCGACCGCATAGCAGGCCTGCGCGCCACGGGTGTCCTGGACGGTGAGGGCGGTCACCAGGGGGGCGGCGTGGCAACCCATACTGGCGATGGCCTCGATATCCGCCTGGATGCCCGCGCCGCCCGTGGGGTCCAGGCCGGACATGGTGACGACTATCGGATTGTCAGTAGGAGCCGGATTGTCGGAACGGGATTGAGACATGATGGGAATAGTTTACGTGAAAGTCGCGAAGCACGAACTCCCCCTCTCCCTCTGGGAGAGGGATGGGGTGAGGGCACGAACATGGCGATACGCGCTCCTCTTTCATCATCTTGGCGGCGCGTATCGCCATGAGAGTTAACACCGGCCCGTTCAAGCGCGCGCCGCATCGCGTTATTCTTCCCGTACCACTCGAGCGTCCCTTACGGAACCATGGCCAAATATATGTGCGTGATATGCGGCTTCGTTTACGACGAGGCCGAAGGCTTGCCGGAGGAGGGGATCCCCCCCGGCACGGCCTTCGACGATCTGCCCCTCAACTGGACCTGCCCCGACTGCGGCGCGCGGCGCGATGACTTCGAGATCATGCCGGAATGACAGGCGGTAAAACCCATAGCGGCCGATGGTTGAAAGTGGCTGGCGAAGCTGCCATCTTTTCCCTACAATTCCACAGGCCTATGGCTTAGAGGTGAAGATTATGAGCGAGACCGCAGTTGCCTTCGACAACAGAGTGACCGATCAGCAGATCAAACTGACCCCGCCGGCCCTGGAACAGATGCGCAGGCTCCTCGACCAGGTCGATGATGACGCCGTGGAGGCGGTGCGGGTGTTCGTCTCCGGTGGCGGCTGCGGTGGCATGACCTACGGCATGACCTTCACCGATCGGCGCAGCCCCTACGACTGCGTGCTCGAGGATGACCAGGGCTTCAGGTTGTACGTGGACTCGGTGGCCATCAACTACCTGCAGGGTGTGGAGATAGACTTCGTGGACCGCCCCATGGGCGCCAGCTTCGTGTTCAACAATGTCTTCCAGGCCACCGGCGGCAGCGGCTCCTGCAAGGCTTGTGGCTCCACCGGCGGTGGTTGCGGCTGAGGCCATTCGCCACCCGGCCTCCCACCCCGGTATCTCCTACCGGGTCCTGATCCTCGGGGGCGGGCACCCGCCCGCCCCCTGACTGTCTCGTACCCATGTCGAAAGCAGGCGGCGTCCTTCTCGTAACGCCGCCCACCAGTTATCGCCTGCCCGCCTATCTGCGTGCCGCCGGGCGCCTGGGTCTGGGGGTGGTGGTGGCTTCCCAGGGGCATCACCCTCTCATCCAGGCCGCTTTCACCGGCATCCATTACGACCCCGATGAACCCGACTGGCCGCTGCGGCTGGCCGCGGCCGCGGCACCCCACGGCCCGCGCATGGTGGTGGCCACCGACGACGGCACCGTAGAGGCCGCGGCGCGGGTGGCCCCCGAACTGGGGCTGCCCCACAACAGCCTGCGCAGCGTACAGACGTCGCGGCGCAAGGATCTCGCCCGCCAGGCCCTGGGCCGCGCCGGCCTGCCGGTACCCCGCTTCAGGCGGCTCCACCTGGATAGCCCCCTGGCCCCTCAACTGGAGGGCCTGTCCTTTCCCTGCGTGGTCAAACCCCTGGCCCTGTCCGGCAGTCGCGGGGTCATGCGGGTGGACGACGCGGCGGACATGGGCACGGCCTGCGCCCGCATCCAGACCATCCTGCGCCACGCCGCATCAGGCGAGGAACGGGATTGGGTGTTGGTGGAGGACTACCTGCCGGGGCGGGAGGTGGCCTTCGAGGGCCTGCTGGTGGATGGACGCCTGGTACCCCTGGTGCTGTTCGATAAGCCTGATCCCCTGGAGGGGCCGTTTTTCGAGGAGACCTACTACATCACGCCGTCGCGCTTGCCGGCGTCAATCCAGTCACGCCTGGTCGCCCATGTGGCCGCGGCCTGCGCGGCCTATGGGCTGCGCCAGGGGCCCGTCCACGCGGAGCTGAGGGTGAAAGGGGACGATTCGTGGATCCTGGAGCTCGCGGCCCGCACCATCGGTGGCCAGTGCGCGCGGCTCCTT
The Gammaproteobacteria bacterium DNA segment above includes these coding regions:
- the glmS gene encoding glutamine--fructose-6-phosphate transaminase (isomerizing), encoding MCGIVGAIANRDVVSTLMDGLQRLEYRGYDSAGLAVQGPNGLQRMRSVGKVAALRGLLDQGGFSGDLGIAHTRWATHGMPAERNAHPHMSGERVAVVHNGIIENHWALRTMLSAEGYRFSSDTDTEVIAHLLARELAGNTDLLSAVRAAIRQLVGAYALAVVAPDDRDRLVVARAGSPLVIGIGEGENFIASDVLALLPVTQRFVFLEEGDLAEVRRDGVMVYDEHGEAVEREAKVSVQVAGTMDKGPYRHFMEKEIAEQPAVIAETLEGRIFKGRLLEESFGHEATQLLNQVQCVHIIACGTSYHAGLVARYWIEEVGIPCTVEVASEYRYRSVVVPPNTLFLTLSQSGETADTLAALRVAKSAGYLGSMTICNVPESSLTRESDVVLMTRAGPEIGVASTKAFTTQLVCLRLLTLALARRRGLTADQERVLVEELHALPRQVEVVLELSDAIKAMADAFAERSHALFLGRGTFYPIAMEGALKMKEISYIHAEAYPAGELKHGPLALVDADMPVVCALPDDPLLDKVLSNLQEVRARGGELFLFSDLKVSIDLDNYQNLTLSDICPTTAPIVYTVPLQLLAYHVAVLKGTDVDQPRNLAKSVTVE
- a CDS encoding FHA domain-containing protein, encoding MVNQGHEEDGGSEVKRFGSHLASLVKVPSARIAEFVDSSALELQQQLAVLDDVDGRFEAILLTLRRDPEQGLEAFSRLDLRIVSRDHGWRDILAREALRQPDGLPFLVVALEKYIEYLHFRRRLLEFILERRAVMETESRTDVSPFMATLHDVARRETSAFDRPARDLGAMASDVYRRLPPREAYPLHISEGEEMTLVMAGHSFRMSRTAEVLNLTDENGAAYQLPSGSHSVGRSRDCDVVLDPNLREVSRKHLVIDWDGQSALTLMDVSHLGTFVPKQSAG
- the hemL gene encoding glutamate-1-semialdehyde 2,1-aminomutase, which produces MSQSHELFEQARRYIPGGVNSPVRAFKGVGGDPVFFKRAEGPYLVDEDDKRYVDYVGSWGPMVLGHAHPEVVRVVQEAAARGLSFGAPTVVETLMAAKVCELVPSMAQVRMVNSGTEATMSAIRLARGFTGRDAIVKFEGCYHGHGDSLLVKAGSGALTMGVPTSPGVPADLARHTLTVTYNDLDTVTDLFRRMGNEIATVIVEPVAGNMNCVLPDPGFLKGLRGLCDEYGSLLIFDEVMSGFRVSLGGAQGVFGITPDLTTLGKVIGGGMPVGAFGGRADVMSRLSPDGPVYQAGTLSGNPVAMAAGLKTLELISAPGFFEDLSIKADRLTTGLRAAAADAGIPFTTNQAGGMFGLFFSEEPRITRFDQVTACDMERFKRFFHGMLDRGIYLAPSAFEAGFISAAHNDDTLDTTLAAAAEVFKTL
- the thiE gene encoding thiamine phosphate synthase, which produces MTGPRPMPHRGLYAISGDGLAGETLMERCEAVLAGGAVMLQYRDKDSPSARRRADAEGLLRLTRRHGVPLVINDDLELAATIGADGVHLGQEDVDITTARRALGPRGIIGVSCYDRPDAAVAAQEAGADYVAFGRFFPSSSKPGASGAPIEVLSRARPRLRIPVVAIGGIREENGAALLAAGADLLAVIGALFEAPDPRRAATGFQRLFEQPSHPPGN
- a CDS encoding hydroxymethylpyrimidine/phosphomethylpyrimidine kinase, encoding MSGLDPTGGAGIQADIEAIASMGCHAAPLVTALTVQDTRGAQACYAVDALQFIEQARHLLADLDMAACKIGLLPDTALVEAVAGILADHPNVPVILDPVLASGRGDSLVDDEVPDAIRALLLPRTTVATPNTAEAFVLARHADTPEAAAHEMMDLGAEYVLITGGDMAGTRIANRLFGHRREIDTFHWERLPHGYHGSGCTLAGAIAGLAAHGRELTSAIHHAQEYTWQALRHGYRIGHGQHVPNRLFWAAHGRAE
- a CDS encoding rubredoxin, with the translated sequence MAKYMCVICGFVYDEAEGLPEEGIPPGTAFDDLPLNWTCPDCGARRDDFEIMPE
- a CDS encoding iron-sulfur cluster assembly accessory protein, whose protein sequence is MSETAVAFDNRVTDQQIKLTPPALEQMRRLLDQVDDDAVEAVRVFVSGGGCGGMTYGMTFTDRRSPYDCVLEDDQGFRLYVDSVAINYLQGVEIDFVDRPMGASFVFNNVFQATGGSGSCKACGSTGGGCG
- a CDS encoding ATP-grasp domain-containing protein — protein: MSKAGGVLLVTPPTSYRLPAYLRAAGRLGLGVVVASQGHHPLIQAAFTGIHYDPDEPDWPLRLAAAAAPHGPRMVVATDDGTVEAAARVAPELGLPHNSLRSVQTSRRKDLARQALGRAGLPVPRFRRLHLDSPLAPQLEGLSFPCVVKPLALSGSRGVMRVDDAADMGTACARIQTILRHAASGEERDWVLVEDYLPGREVAFEGLLVDGRLVPLVLFDKPDPLEGPFFEETYYITPSRLPASIQSRLVAHVAAACAAYGLRQGPVHAELRVKGDDSWILELAARTIGGQCARLLSLGTGHSLEELVLRAAMGREVAPVALEGGAGVLMIPIPGHGILRRVEGVSAALRVPCIEELEISVREGYELVPLPEGSSYLGFIFARAPTPAAAEEALRAAHRELKVVVSPVLGRQPVETIS